One genomic segment of Paenibacillus durus includes these proteins:
- a CDS encoding A24 family peptidase, whose translation MGEWAFWGCLPFLAAAFLTDTLTMKIPNWITAPAVLAGFLVQGLTGGWKGLLFAGAGAAAGFMLLLLMHIIGAVGAGDVKLFAGIGAWTGFSFTAQVIIYSLLFAAVIGWIIMLKRRETFRRLRSVARLLTGIFYLPRWTLFKGRDREMLRFPFMLAVFPGAVAAFLGGWT comes from the coding sequence ATGGGTGAATGGGCGTTTTGGGGTTGTCTGCCCTTTTTGGCGGCGGCGTTCCTGACGGATACGCTGACGATGAAAATACCGAACTGGATTACAGCGCCAGCCGTGCTTGCGGGCTTTCTGGTTCAAGGGCTAACCGGAGGCTGGAAAGGATTGCTGTTCGCTGGAGCCGGAGCAGCTGCAGGATTCATGCTCCTGTTGCTCATGCATATTATCGGAGCTGTCGGGGCGGGCGATGTTAAGCTTTTTGCCGGAATCGGCGCTTGGACCGGGTTTTCGTTTACTGCTCAGGTTATCATTTACTCGCTGCTGTTCGCGGCGGTGATAGGCTGGATAATTATGCTCAAGAGGCGGGAAACCTTCCGCCGGCTGCGAAGTGTCGCAAGACTGCTTACGGGAATCTTTTATTTACCAAGATGGACTTTGTTTAAGGGCCGTGACAGAGAAATGCTGCGGTTTCCCTTCATGCTGGCGGTGTTTCCCGGAGCGGTAGCGGCTTTTCTGGGAGGCTGGACATAA
- a CDS encoding TadE/TadG family type IV pilus assembly protein, which yields MKRRIAVLSRCAMRFKCWRRQTEGSVSVFLIMVLAFVFLFSAVLIDYARMAAASVQGERLARAAVRSVMSAYDVELREQYGLFAFGGSDGDELMARVLDDSLRKSGRGDGFNLVNLGLDTSTLEWSRSLGSYDVFRRQINEEMKYKAPVDFALEIAGKFKPLSGAMEEASRTTDLFAKLQPLYDKREAALDRMLEHRRQAAENARKPLTLIKNPAGGGIADSSIGTISSAADIAAQYNDYVNKSHADLNRDPKESPQYTWAIHSYLAQSSAVISRLSSLLADWQNDHAPLMRKAGDALKEAEAINEEMRGAIRQAKSASAGSGYDSSASWDIPDSDTNVAARPNLMEQAEQLPLDTADFRGMENNLAMQEAAYRNAESRASSLSGGINPLSVGLNGNSGAMKAAVIGAAEALDAYLHDYGNGGAVIGREASGIEEHRGSDNQRKELEREAKTKLGEALKVAEALRNLSGGVEEALERYEMLNQYYEENLEYNRGLREQLLDNPGENNPYAAESAAMDQMDNLYEALSGVMLASRDRLFQSEYAAQYFPHFDISQLTGIAEGSTEEIGEKLKEQLDPHSQELEYILYGFNQPGLNVGAAYSEIFAARLAIRTMEGFVKKAGLGNPLLVVAAAILYGVTEAVKDMIMLCREGAVPLSEFVPVNLTYRDYLRLFMVLHGSGEAELSRMLALIRLNTGINPDDRSTYASAEIRLGMRLWFLPGIMKLLQHTGAVPGEIDGQTYFKAVKADFAY from the coding sequence ATCATGGTGCTGGCCTTTGTGTTTCTGTTCTCCGCAGTACTCATTGATTATGCGCGAATGGCCGCTGCTAGTGTGCAGGGTGAACGTCTGGCGCGTGCAGCAGTTCGGTCGGTGATGTCCGCGTACGATGTAGAGCTGCGGGAACAATACGGGCTCTTTGCCTTCGGCGGGAGCGATGGAGATGAGCTGATGGCCCGGGTTCTTGATGATTCTCTTCGTAAAAGCGGACGAGGGGACGGCTTCAATCTGGTGAACCTCGGTCTTGACACCTCTACGCTGGAATGGAGCCGTTCGCTGGGCAGCTATGATGTATTCCGCCGTCAGATCAACGAGGAAATGAAATACAAGGCGCCCGTTGATTTCGCTCTCGAAATCGCAGGAAAGTTCAAGCCGCTGTCTGGAGCCATGGAGGAGGCTTCGCGTACGACAGACCTGTTCGCCAAGCTGCAGCCGCTTTATGACAAGCGGGAGGCGGCTCTCGACCGGATGCTGGAACATAGGCGGCAAGCTGCGGAAAATGCGCGGAAGCCGCTCACGCTTATTAAGAATCCGGCTGGCGGAGGCATAGCTGATAGTTCCATAGGAACTATATCCAGCGCTGCGGATATCGCTGCCCAGTATAACGATTATGTGAATAAGTCCCATGCGGATTTAAACAGGGACCCGAAAGAATCGCCGCAATATACCTGGGCTATCCATTCCTATTTAGCGCAATCCTCGGCGGTTATTTCCAGGCTGAGCAGTCTGCTTGCTGATTGGCAGAATGACCATGCCCCATTGATGCGCAAGGCAGGCGATGCACTTAAGGAAGCCGAGGCAATCAACGAAGAAATGAGAGGAGCCATACGGCAGGCCAAGAGCGCAAGTGCAGGAAGCGGCTATGATTCTTCCGCCTCCTGGGATATCCCTGACTCAGATACGAATGTTGCAGCCCGTCCTAACCTGATGGAGCAAGCGGAACAGCTGCCGCTGGATACCGCGGATTTCCGAGGTATGGAGAATAATCTGGCAATGCAGGAAGCGGCTTATCGGAATGCGGAATCAAGAGCTTCCTCTCTTTCTGGGGGGATTAACCCTTTATCGGTGGGGCTTAACGGCAATAGTGGCGCAATGAAAGCGGCGGTGATCGGCGCGGCGGAAGCCTTAGATGCCTATTTGCATGATTACGGAAACGGAGGGGCCGTTATCGGCCGGGAAGCGTCTGGAATCGAGGAGCACAGAGGCTCGGATAACCAGCGTAAGGAACTGGAAAGAGAAGCGAAAACGAAGCTTGGGGAGGCGCTTAAAGTTGCCGAAGCTCTTCGCAATCTGAGCGGCGGTGTTGAAGAAGCGCTGGAGCGTTACGAAATGCTGAACCAATATTACGAAGAAAATCTCGAGTATAACCGAGGCCTGCGTGAACAATTGCTGGATAATCCTGGAGAGAACAATCCATACGCTGCCGAAAGCGCAGCCATGGATCAAATGGACAATCTTTACGAAGCGCTAAGCGGCGTTATGCTTGCCTCAAGGGACAGACTGTTCCAAAGCGAATATGCGGCGCAGTATTTTCCGCACTTTGATATTTCCCAGCTTACGGGCATTGCCGAAGGCTCCACTGAAGAGATCGGGGAGAAACTCAAAGAGCAGCTCGATCCGCACAGCCAGGAACTGGAGTACATTCTGTACGGCTTCAATCAGCCGGGATTGAATGTAGGGGCGGCATACAGCGAGATCTTCGCGGCGCGGCTGGCTATACGTACAATGGAAGGATTTGTGAAAAAGGCGGGGCTGGGCAATCCGCTGCTCGTCGTGGCCGCCGCAATACTGTACGGGGTGACGGAAGCGGTAAAGGATATGATTATGCTTTGCCGGGAGGGAGCTGTCCCTTTGTCCGAATTTGTGCCCGTTAATCTGACCTACCGTGATTATTTGCGCCTGTTCATGGTGCTGCATGGCTCGGGAGAAGCCGAGCTCTCGCGGATGCTGGCCCTGATCCGGCTGAATACGGGCATTAATCCGGATGACAGGAGCACCTATGCCTCCGCTGAGATAAGGTTGGGAATGCGGCTGTGGTTCCTACCTGGAATTATGAAGCTGCTTCAACATACCGGCGCGGTTCCGGGGGAAATTGACGGCCAAACTTATTTCAAGGCGGTTAAAGCGGACTTTGCGTATTGA
- a CDS encoding DUF2621 family protein, giving the protein MIIKSGLGWLSASPSSLFMNTIAFWTFMLLGCMCIGGYFMFRKFLKVLPKADGKSKLDWQNYWVERSRPLWSDESKAFLDQLVQPVPGPFRDIAKHSIAAEIGRIAIESNASEVTRDHCIKGYISATPRRDSRFLIQFLEKNHIDYSPYRHLMK; this is encoded by the coding sequence ATGATTATTAAATCAGGGCTTGGCTGGTTGTCCGCGTCACCGAGCAGCTTATTTATGAACACGATCGCTTTCTGGACATTTATGCTGCTCGGCTGCATGTGCATCGGCGGCTATTTCATGTTCCGCAAATTTCTCAAGGTGCTGCCCAAGGCGGACGGCAAATCCAAGCTGGACTGGCAGAACTACTGGGTGGAGCGCAGCCGTCCGCTGTGGAGCGACGAATCCAAAGCCTTTCTCGATCAGTTAGTTCAGCCCGTCCCCGGACCGTTCCGTGATATCGCCAAACACTCCATCGCTGCTGAAATCGGCAGGATCGCCATTGAAAGCAATGCAAGCGAGGTTACACGCGATCACTGCATCAAAGGCTACATCTCCGCTACCCCAAGGCGCGACAGCCGGTTCCTGATTCAATTTCTGGAAAAAAATCATATTGACTATTCCCCTTACCGCCATTTAATGAAGTAA
- a CDS encoding TadE/TadG family type IV pilus assembly protein, whose translation MEDRRKRRWRSKNEGSMVVEAAMVLPVFLLFVLFLIFIVQMTLYSTALQSTVSDTVKEVATHMYPAALAAKKAEQSGITSSEAENGAENQSAVDKSGSEAAGADKTPVWTIPRLSVADWAEQYAAELPPPLDEWIRSAAEKGEGPLQELQAEGSEAVLDAAVKPLLRPYIASDMLDYRRIHVSNVIVPKLKDGEKPYFGLRVSYELPMKVPFLNRSIVLEASSVERLWIGDTGEGGSGGQEGGGENNSSIAILEKPNPARPNKQGAIRIKIAPNASANLTVFYKSGKSTAKYLGWKTADENGYIEWEWRIGGKTTPGSWPTFVIETEDGQSAEGQFYVADKPD comes from the coding sequence ATGGAGGATCGGCGCAAGAGGAGATGGAGGTCTAAAAATGAAGGCAGCATGGTCGTTGAAGCGGCAATGGTGCTGCCCGTATTTTTGCTGTTCGTGCTGTTCCTAATCTTTATCGTACAAATGACGCTGTATTCAACCGCTCTGCAAAGTACAGTATCCGATACCGTCAAAGAGGTGGCTACTCATATGTACCCTGCCGCTTTGGCGGCGAAGAAGGCGGAACAGTCCGGAATAACCTCCAGCGAAGCCGAGAACGGGGCCGAGAATCAGTCAGCGGTTGACAAATCTGGCAGCGAAGCCGCTGGCGCGGATAAGACGCCGGTGTGGACCATCCCTCGGTTGTCGGTTGCTGATTGGGCCGAACAATACGCTGCCGAGCTGCCTCCGCCGCTTGATGAGTGGATCAGAAGCGCTGCGGAAAAAGGGGAAGGTCCTCTCCAGGAGCTTCAGGCCGAAGGCTCGGAGGCGGTTTTGGACGCAGCCGTTAAGCCGCTGCTGAGGCCCTATATCGCTTCGGATATGCTTGATTACAGGCGTATTCATGTCTCGAATGTAATTGTTCCGAAATTGAAAGACGGTGAGAAGCCTTACTTCGGCCTTCGGGTCAGCTACGAGCTGCCTATGAAGGTGCCGTTCTTGAATCGCAGCATTGTGCTGGAAGCCTCCTCCGTTGAGCGGTTGTGGATAGGGGATACGGGTGAAGGCGGAAGCGGCGGTCAGGAAGGCGGAGGGGAGAATAACAGCTCCATTGCCATTCTGGAGAAGCCGAATCCTGCAAGGCCGAACAAACAAGGAGCCATCCGGATTAAAATTGCGCCGAATGCTTCGGCAAATCTTACGGTGTTCTATAAAAGCGGAAAAAGCACCGCCAAGTATTTAGGGTGGAAGACAGCGGACGAGAATGGCTATATCGAGTGGGAGTGGAGGATCGGCGGCAAAACGACGCCGGGCTCATGGCCGACATTCGTCATTGAGACAGAGGATGGCCAATCGGCAGAAGGCCAATTTTACGTAGCGGATAAGCCGGACTGA
- a CDS encoding DUF6382 domain-containing protein, which produces MFGLTRDFVQQDGIRMVLGGREGMPISRLNTVQSRMLSSLSIPHHLRLFLKEVDLSVTLEYSVSGKKLLSHLLKGARLSLAELYGLLLQIAQGMEDGRLHMLRPEQYALHEDYIFIEGSLQSGKVYLTYIPLETIEPAQSLGESLKGLIMALMPSVTELNGDGVQRLLHYCGEDECTALGWKELLSALLTEDDGERNSIVNAEAAASTSTEAVNLPVAEWRGGEKTRRWKDEYDAEPDLALNTASPPNGRNSSKKTYILLGCILLDALLWKYVYLDHSGKLPLMLCGLATVVLIAISGLAWIGKIGGGKSEEEEFLEEGAEDPGNRFSFGFGSASPFGRQDKFDESQKFQPPPVERSKRVSAGILEFGPGEKGTEWAEEYPKTSDSGSATVLLSREKAPASVEAKLREGGLPYLERAEEGSDRREKIELNRTSFIIGRSPEVAQFVEPSEGASRVHVEVFRSGGGYVLKDLDSRNGTRFQGEAMIPYKEYPLDDGDAFTIVKGNYTFHQR; this is translated from the coding sequence TTGTTTGGATTAACCCGGGATTTTGTGCAGCAGGACGGCATCCGGATGGTGCTGGGAGGACGGGAAGGAATGCCGATATCGAGGCTGAATACGGTCCAGAGCCGCATGCTGTCCTCCTTAAGCATTCCGCATCATCTGCGGCTGTTTCTCAAAGAGGTGGATCTGAGTGTAACACTGGAATATTCGGTATCCGGCAAAAAACTGCTCTCGCATCTTCTCAAGGGAGCAAGACTGAGCCTCGCCGAACTCTACGGGCTGCTGCTGCAGATCGCTCAAGGTATGGAGGACGGCAGACTGCATATGCTGCGTCCCGAGCAGTATGCTTTGCACGAGGATTACATTTTTATCGAAGGATCGCTGCAATCGGGAAAGGTGTACCTAACGTACATTCCTCTGGAGACGATCGAACCGGCGCAGTCGTTGGGGGAGAGTCTTAAGGGACTAATCATGGCGCTGATGCCGAGCGTGACAGAGCTGAATGGTGATGGCGTCCAGCGGCTGCTGCACTACTGCGGGGAGGATGAATGTACCGCCTTGGGATGGAAGGAGCTTCTTTCGGCGCTGCTGACGGAGGATGACGGGGAGCGGAATTCCATAGTGAACGCGGAGGCAGCGGCTTCCACTTCAACGGAAGCTGTCAACTTGCCTGTTGCCGAATGGAGGGGCGGAGAAAAGACGAGACGATGGAAGGACGAATACGACGCTGAACCTGATTTGGCCCTTAATACAGCCAGCCCGCCTAACGGCCGAAATTCCTCAAAGAAAACGTATATTTTGCTCGGATGCATTCTGCTGGACGCCCTGCTGTGGAAATACGTGTACCTCGACCATTCTGGAAAGCTGCCCCTGATGCTCTGCGGATTAGCCACGGTTGTGCTAATTGCAATAAGCGGCTTGGCATGGATTGGGAAAATAGGAGGCGGCAAATCGGAAGAGGAGGAGTTCTTGGAGGAGGGCGCGGAAGATCCGGGAAATAGATTCTCGTTTGGATTCGGATCGGCCTCGCCGTTTGGCAGACAGGACAAGTTCGATGAATCCCAGAAGTTCCAACCCCCGCCTGTTGAACGGAGTAAGCGGGTTTCCGCAGGAATTCTTGAATTTGGACCCGGTGAAAAAGGGACCGAATGGGCGGAGGAGTACCCGAAGACCTCGGACTCCGGATCGGCTACCGTACTGCTGTCCAGAGAGAAAGCCCCTGCTTCCGTGGAAGCGAAGCTGCGCGAGGGAGGGCTGCCCTATCTCGAAAGAGCGGAGGAAGGGAGCGATCGGCGGGAAAAAATCGAGCTGAACCGGACAAGCTTTATTATCGGCCGCTCGCCAGAGGTGGCGCAGTTTGTAGAGCCGTCGGAAGGAGCCTCCAGAGTGCATGTCGAGGTATTCCGCAGCGGCGGTGGCTATGTGCTGAAAGATCTCGATTCGCGCAACGGCACCCGGTTTCAGGGAGAGGCAATGATTCCTTACAAGGAATATCCCTTGGATGACGGAGATGCCTTCACTATTGTGAAAGGGAACTATACCTTTCATCAGCGTTAA